A window of Thermococcus aggregans contains these coding sequences:
- a CDS encoding fibrillarin-like rRNA/tRNA 2'-O-methyltransferase — translation MNVKKHKFPGVYIVIDDDGSEKIATKNLVPGQKVYGERVIKWEGEEYRIWNPNRSKLAAAILNGLKNFPIKPGTTVLYLGIASGTTASHVSDIIGWEGKIFGVEFSPRVLRELVPLVEERRNIIPILGDATKPEEYRALVTKVDVIFEDVAQPTQAKILIDNAKAYLKRGGYGMISIKSRSIDVTKEPEEVFREVEKELSEYFEVVERISLEPYEKDHALIVVRKP, via the coding sequence ATGAACGTTAAAAAACACAAATTCCCTGGCGTTTACATTGTCATTGATGATGACGGCAGCGAGAAGATAGCGACCAAAAACCTCGTCCCAGGACAGAAGGTTTACGGTGAGAGAGTTATCAAGTGGGAAGGGGAAGAGTACAGAATATGGAATCCAAACAGATCAAAACTTGCTGCTGCTATCCTTAACGGACTTAAAAACTTCCCGATAAAGCCCGGAACAACCGTGCTTTACCTTGGAATAGCGAGCGGTACCACAGCTTCTCACGTGAGCGACATCATAGGGTGGGAAGGAAAAATCTTTGGTGTTGAATTTTCCCCAAGAGTCCTTAGAGAGCTCGTCCCACTTGTAGAAGAAAGGAGAAACATCATACCCATTTTGGGCGATGCAACAAAGCCCGAAGAATACAGAGCGCTGGTTACTAAAGTGGACGTAATCTTTGAGGACGTTGCCCAGCCAACGCAAGCTAAGATACTCATAGATAACGCTAAAGCTTACCTCAAGAGAGGCGGCTACGGTATGATATCCATTAAGAGCAGGAGCATAGACGTTACAAAGGAGCCGGAGGAAGTTTTCAGGGAAGTTGAGAAAGAACTTAGCGAATACTTCGAAGTCGTTGAGAGAATCTCCTTAGAGCCATATGAAAAGGACCACGCATTGATAGTTGTCAGAAAGCCTTGA
- a CDS encoding Zn-ribbon domain-containing OB-fold protein has translation MGRPMQVARYWRHFKEKYRLIGGKCKSCGHVHFPKRPVCPECGSQEIEDFQFSGKGKVVSWTIVRNPPSGYEYYKPYPIALVELEEGPVVLAQLTDVDPEEIDFGMEVEMVTRKIREFEEDGIILYGYKFRPPIK, from the coding sequence ATGGGAAGGCCCATGCAGGTTGCAAGGTATTGGAGGCACTTTAAAGAAAAGTACCGCCTCATCGGAGGCAAATGTAAGAGCTGTGGTCACGTTCACTTCCCGAAGAGGCCTGTATGTCCCGAATGTGGAAGCCAGGAGATAGAGGACTTCCAGTTCAGCGGGAAAGGTAAAGTTGTTAGCTGGACCATAGTGAGAAACCCACCGAGCGGTTATGAGTACTACAAGCCCTATCCAATAGCCCTAGTTGAGCTTGAAGAGGGGCCAGTGGTTTTGGCTCAGCTCACAGACGTTGATCCGGAAGAAATAGACTTTGGAATGGAAGTTGAAATGGTCACAAGAAAGATCAGAGAGTTCGAAGAAGACGGAATAATCCTCTACGGCTACAAGTTCAGACCTCCGATAAAGTGA
- a CDS encoding AAA family ATPase has protein sequence MLADTSAVDTSNSHAIFYYACYRSEFQENIGIIREFYAKYGLQNLRWVPTETQGQYEIIATTPEGVDINLADAGAGLNALFPIVTALAFYPKGSTIFIEHPEMHLHPKLQYELAEFFLMVSEKRDYQLIIETHSEHLLYGLLNAVASKRLSPEDLVIYSSRKEQGESVFNRLIVHEDGSVEGDLQDFFEADIDVFLDWLKA, from the coding sequence GTGTTAGCGGATACATCCGCTGTTGATACTTCAAATTCTCATGCAATTTTTTATTATGCTTGTTATCGTTCAGAATTCCAGGAAAATATTGGAATCATTCGTGAGTTTTACGCAAAATATGGGCTCCAAAATCTAAGATGGGTGCCAACAGAAACACAAGGCCAGTATGAAATTATTGCAACGACTCCAGAAGGGGTTGACATAAATCTCGCAGATGCAGGTGCAGGATTAAATGCACTTTTCCCGATAGTAACTGCTCTGGCATTTTATCCCAAAGGGAGTACTATTTTCATTGAACATCCAGAAATGCATCTTCATCCAAAACTTCAGTATGAGCTTGCTGAATTCTTCTTAATGGTATCAGAGAAGAGAGATTACCAGCTGATAATTGAGACTCATTCAGAGCACTTGTTATATGGGTTGTTAAATGCCGTAGCCTCGAAACGTTTATCTCCAGAGGATCTCGTTATTTATTCATCACGGAAAGAGCAAGGAGAGTCAGTTTTTAATAGGCTTATTGTTCATGAAGACGGAAGTGTTGAAGGGGATCTTCAAGACTTTTTTGAAGCAGATATAGATGTATTCCTTGATTGGCTAAAAGCATGA
- the eno gene encoding phosphopyruvate hydratase, with amino-acid sequence MENPFEITGVVAREILDSRGNPTVEVDVYTPVAMGRAAVPSGASTGIHEALELRDGGKRYHGKGVKRAVENVNKIIAPELIGMDVTLQRDIDMLMLELDGTENKSNLGANAILGVSLAVAKAAANTLGIPLYRYLGGANAYVLPVPMSNVINGGAHAGNDLDFQEFMIMPVGAKSFREAIQMVSETYHTLKKLLMEKYGKLAVNVGDEGGFAPPMKEVTEPLDALVKAIEESGYKVGDEIAFALDVASSELYEEEKGVYVVGGKEYTREELIDLYKELISTYPIVSIEDPVQEEDFEGFAMVTKELGKKVQLVGDDIFVTNVKRLKKGIEMGAGNALLLKVNQIGTLSEAMDAAYLAFRAGYGVVVSHRSGETEDSTIADIAVALNAGQIKTGAPARSDRNAKYNQLLRIEEELEGVAYYPGKKFRNPLL; translated from the coding sequence ATGGAGAACCCATTTGAAATTACCGGAGTTGTTGCAAGGGAAATCTTAGATTCAAGGGGAAACCCCACAGTTGAAGTTGACGTATATACTCCAGTCGCAATGGGAAGAGCCGCTGTTCCAAGTGGAGCATCAACGGGAATTCACGAAGCTTTAGAGCTTAGGGACGGCGGAAAGAGATACCACGGAAAAGGCGTTAAGAGGGCCGTTGAGAACGTCAACAAGATAATCGCCCCAGAGCTTATTGGAATGGATGTTACGCTTCAAAGGGACATAGACATGCTCATGCTTGAGCTTGACGGCACTGAAAACAAGAGCAACCTCGGTGCAAACGCTATTCTTGGTGTTTCTTTAGCAGTCGCAAAGGCTGCGGCAAACACACTTGGAATACCGCTCTACCGCTACCTCGGTGGAGCAAACGCTTATGTTTTGCCCGTTCCAATGAGCAACGTTATCAATGGTGGAGCTCACGCTGGCAATGATTTGGACTTCCAAGAGTTCATGATCATGCCAGTCGGTGCAAAGAGCTTTAGGGAAGCAATTCAGATGGTAAGCGAAACCTACCACACCTTAAAGAAGCTTCTCATGGAGAAGTACGGCAAGTTAGCGGTCAACGTTGGTGACGAAGGAGGTTTTGCTCCACCAATGAAAGAGGTAACCGAGCCCTTAGATGCCCTTGTAAAAGCAATTGAAGAGAGCGGTTACAAAGTTGGAGATGAAATAGCGTTTGCCCTTGACGTTGCATCAAGCGAGCTTTATGAGGAAGAAAAAGGTGTCTACGTTGTTGGAGGCAAGGAATACACAAGGGAAGAGCTCATTGACCTCTACAAGGAGCTCATATCAACATATCCGATAGTCTCCATTGAAGACCCAGTTCAAGAAGAGGACTTCGAAGGCTTCGCGATGGTCACAAAGGAGCTCGGCAAGAAGGTTCAGCTAGTTGGTGACGACATCTTTGTTACAAACGTCAAGAGGCTCAAGAAGGGCATTGAGATGGGAGCCGGAAATGCACTGCTCCTCAAGGTAAACCAGATTGGAACGCTAAGTGAAGCAATGGATGCCGCTTACTTGGCATTTAGAGCGGGCTATGGAGTTGTCGTATCCCACCGCTCCGGTGAAACCGAAGATTCAACAATTGCAGACATAGCCGTTGCATTAAATGCTGGGCAAATTAAGACGGGAGCACCAGCAAGGAGCGATAGAAACGCCAAGTACAACCAGCTCCTAAGAATCGAGGAAGAGCTTGAAGGAGTAGCCTACTATCCAGGTAAGAAGTTTAGGAACCCACTGCTCTGA
- a CDS encoding C/D box methylation guide ribonucleoprotein complex aNOP56 subunit (functions along with aFIB and aL7a; guides 2'-O-methylation of ribose to specific sites in RNAs), whose translation MKAYISENVQGIYAFDGEGKLIGKRIFTEKPEVALDELLKGEVTEDLTAFIKELKEKGYSSFVFEHPELSRNVRELGFEAEFEFPNLAGERLRENPAEFLGEEWFEKYFTVGVALTRLRIQEQSGARDKMVIQAIEALDDIDKVINLLVSRLREWYSLHFPELDELLPKHPQYVSFVKTIGHRDNITREMLESLGLGENKIAKILEAKEKTMGAWMDEKDIKVIQDLAKEIDDLYKLRSEIEDYIDKAMDDVAPNLKALVGAKLAARLISLAGGLKELAMMPASTIQVLGAEKALFRHLRTGAKPPKHGVIYQYPAINRSPWWQRGKIARALAGKLAIAARVDYFSGEYIAEELKKELEARIKEIKEKYPKPPKRKEKPKKEKKRFKKKEKGKKFKDKKKKKGKEKGRRR comes from the coding sequence ATGAAAGCATACATAAGCGAAAACGTGCAGGGGATCTACGCCTTTGATGGAGAAGGCAAACTCATAGGAAAAAGAATCTTCACGGAGAAGCCAGAAGTTGCATTGGACGAGCTCCTAAAGGGAGAAGTCACAGAAGACCTCACTGCTTTCATAAAAGAACTGAAAGAGAAAGGGTACTCAAGTTTTGTGTTCGAACATCCGGAGCTGAGCAGAAACGTGAGGGAGCTCGGTTTCGAAGCTGAATTCGAATTCCCCAACTTGGCTGGGGAGAGACTTAGAGAAAACCCCGCGGAGTTTTTAGGAGAAGAGTGGTTTGAGAAGTACTTCACAGTGGGAGTGGCTTTAACCAGGCTTAGGATACAGGAGCAGAGCGGTGCAAGGGACAAGATGGTAATCCAAGCAATAGAAGCTCTTGACGACATTGACAAGGTCATAAACCTCCTTGTTTCCAGACTCAGGGAGTGGTATTCCCTCCACTTCCCCGAGCTTGACGAACTTTTGCCCAAGCACCCGCAGTATGTGAGCTTTGTTAAGACCATTGGACACAGAGACAACATTACGAGGGAGATGCTGGAATCCCTCGGATTGGGAGAAAACAAGATAGCAAAAATCCTTGAAGCAAAGGAGAAGACAATGGGTGCATGGATGGATGAAAAGGACATCAAGGTTATCCAAGACTTGGCAAAGGAAATCGACGACCTCTACAAGCTGAGAAGCGAAATCGAGGACTACATTGACAAGGCAATGGACGACGTCGCTCCAAACTTGAAGGCTCTAGTGGGAGCGAAGCTTGCTGCCAGGCTGATTAGTCTGGCTGGTGGTCTAAAAGAGCTGGCAATGATGCCGGCATCGACGATTCAAGTTCTCGGTGCAGAAAAAGCCTTGTTCAGACACCTAAGAACCGGTGCAAAGCCACCAAAGCACGGAGTTATTTACCAATATCCAGCTATCAACAGGTCTCCATGGTGGCAAAGGGGTAAAATTGCAAGAGCCTTGGCTGGAAAGCTTGCAATAGCAGCTAGAGTTGACTACTTCTCAGGTGAATACATAGCAGAGGAGCTTAAGAAGGAGCTTGAAGCAAGAATTAAAGAAATCAAGGAGAAGTATCCAAAGCCACCAAAGCGCAAAGAGAAGCCCAAGAAAGAGAAGAAGAGATTTAAGAAGAAAGAAAAAGGAAAGAAATTCAAGGACAAGAAGAAAAAGAAAGGAAAAGAGAAAGGCAGGAGGAGGTGA
- a CDS encoding thiolase domain-containing protein — MRKPVIIGVGLTPVGEHWRLSLRDLAVEALLNAMEDAGVDKVDSLYVGNMASGSFVEQENLGALIADWAGLGNIPAVKVEAACASGGTAVQEGVKAVMSGLEDVVAVVGVEKMTDAWPSDATRYLAYAADAEWELFHGVSFVALNALTMRLYMKEYGYTEEDLALFAVNAHANGAKNPYAMFKKPITVETVMKSPYVANPLKLFDASPIADGAAAVIITTEEKAKEFVDKAKMVEVAGMGRAIDTINLANRKDLLFLKAAKVAAERAYKMAGVSVDDIDFFEVHDAFTIMAALSLESIGVAERGKGAMLAKEGQIAIDGDYPIQTLGGLKARGHPVGATGVYQTVEAVWQLRGEAPNQVPDAEIGLTQNIGGTGSNITVTILRRV; from the coding sequence ATGAGGAAGCCAGTAATTATTGGTGTGGGGCTAACTCCGGTTGGAGAGCACTGGAGGCTCAGCCTTAGAGATTTAGCGGTTGAAGCACTGCTCAACGCAATGGAAGATGCAGGCGTTGATAAGGTGGATTCCCTTTATGTTGGAAACATGGCCTCAGGTTCATTCGTTGAGCAAGAAAACCTTGGTGCATTAATAGCAGACTGGGCAGGTCTTGGAAATATTCCAGCGGTTAAAGTCGAAGCCGCATGTGCTTCCGGAGGAACTGCTGTTCAAGAGGGAGTAAAAGCAGTTATGAGCGGCCTTGAAGACGTCGTTGCCGTTGTAGGCGTTGAGAAGATGACCGATGCTTGGCCAAGCGACGCTACAAGATACCTCGCTTATGCTGCGGATGCAGAGTGGGAGCTCTTCCATGGAGTAAGCTTTGTCGCTTTAAACGCTCTCACCATGAGGCTCTACATGAAGGAATACGGCTACACCGAAGAGGATTTGGCGCTCTTTGCAGTTAACGCCCACGCAAACGGCGCTAAGAACCCCTATGCAATGTTCAAAAAGCCGATAACAGTTGAGACCGTTATGAAGAGCCCATATGTAGCGAATCCACTGAAGCTCTTTGATGCCTCCCCAATAGCAGATGGAGCCGCTGCGGTAATAATAACCACCGAAGAAAAAGCCAAGGAGTTCGTGGATAAGGCAAAGATGGTCGAAGTTGCCGGAATGGGAAGGGCAATAGACACAATAAACTTAGCAAATAGGAAAGACCTCTTATTCCTCAAGGCCGCAAAGGTTGCCGCTGAGAGAGCATACAAGATGGCGGGAGTTAGTGTTGATGACATAGACTTCTTTGAGGTTCACGATGCATTCACTATTATGGCTGCATTAAGTTTAGAATCAATAGGAGTAGCCGAAAGAGGAAAAGGTGCAATGCTCGCAAAAGAAGGGCAGATAGCCATAGATGGAGACTATCCAATCCAAACTTTGGGTGGATTGAAGGCGAGAGGGCATCCAGTAGGAGCAACTGGAGTTTATCAAACTGTTGAAGCAGTTTGGCAGCTTAGAGGAGAAGCCCCGAACCAAGTGCCCGATGCGGAGATTGGCTTGACCCAAAACATCGGTGGAACGGGTTCAAACATAACTGTAACCATATTGAGGAGGGTTTGA
- a CDS encoding threonine synthase, with protein sequence MRNSSHLEKLVCSKCGKEFSPDEPQTICEKCNAPLLPIYDLESVKNALSKEDLKGRRADMWRYRELLPIKDERNIVSLGEGFTPVLKLEKLGEKLGIKNLYIKDDGLIPTGTFKARGLAMAVSKAKELGLKKLAMPTAGNAGAALAAYAAKAGIEAYVVMPEDAPLTCKLECYIFGARVYLVRGLISDAGRIVSEGKRKFGWFDVSTMKEPYRVEGKKTMGLEIAEQFNWEVPDVILYPTGGGTGIIGMWKAFNELKELGWIDEKMPRMISVQSEGCAPIVKAFKEKKKESEFWEDAKTIAAGIRVPKAFADFLILRVLYESGGGAVAVSDKEILEASKELAREGVFVCPEGAATLAGLKQVVEEGDIDKDEKILLYNTGSGIKYTEVYSKKPQIGVTAYYLH encoded by the coding sequence ATGAGAAACTCTTCACATCTGGAAAAATTAGTATGCAGTAAATGTGGTAAGGAATTCTCTCCTGATGAACCACAAACAATATGTGAAAAATGCAACGCTCCACTTTTGCCAATTTACGATTTGGAGAGTGTGAAAAATGCCTTAAGCAAAGAAGATCTAAAGGGCAGAAGAGCGGATATGTGGCGCTACAGGGAATTGCTTCCAATAAAAGATGAGAGAAACATTGTATCCCTCGGAGAGGGATTTACACCAGTACTTAAATTAGAGAAGCTTGGAGAAAAGCTAGGAATTAAAAACCTGTACATAAAGGACGATGGACTCATCCCCACAGGCACTTTCAAGGCTCGTGGTCTGGCAATGGCTGTCTCAAAAGCTAAAGAACTTGGTTTGAAAAAGCTTGCTATGCCAACAGCTGGAAATGCCGGAGCCGCCCTTGCAGCGTATGCGGCAAAAGCTGGAATAGAAGCTTATGTTGTCATGCCCGAGGATGCTCCATTAACGTGCAAGCTTGAATGTTATATTTTTGGCGCTAGAGTTTACTTGGTAAGAGGCCTTATTTCAGATGCCGGGAGAATTGTCAGCGAAGGAAAAAGGAAGTTTGGCTGGTTTGATGTTTCAACAATGAAAGAACCCTATCGAGTAGAAGGAAAAAAGACAATGGGTCTAGAGATTGCTGAACAGTTTAACTGGGAAGTACCTGACGTAATATTGTACCCCACGGGAGGAGGAACAGGGATTATAGGAATGTGGAAGGCCTTTAATGAGCTTAAAGAGCTTGGGTGGATAGACGAGAAAATGCCTCGAATGATTTCAGTTCAATCTGAAGGTTGTGCACCCATAGTAAAAGCTTTCAAAGAAAAGAAAAAAGAAAGTGAATTCTGGGAAGACGCAAAGACCATTGCAGCCGGAATAAGAGTTCCAAAAGCTTTTGCTGACTTCTTGATACTGAGGGTCCTCTATGAGAGTGGAGGTGGCGCCGTGGCAGTGAGCGATAAGGAAATCCTCGAAGCTTCAAAAGAACTTGCGAGAGAAGGTGTGTTTGTGTGCCCAGAAGGTGCTGCAACCTTAGCAGGATTAAAACAAGTGGTTGAGGAGGGGGATATTGATAAGGACGAAAAGATACTCCTTTACAATACTGGTTCTGGAATTAAGTACACTGAAGTTTACTCAAAAAAACCTCAAATTGGAGTTACCGCTTATTACCTCCATTAA
- a CDS encoding hydroxymethylglutaryl-CoA synthase: MRRLLKPIKDVGIVGYGAYVPMYRIKNEEIGRVWGVNSFPIQEKSVNNLDEDAITIGIEAARNALKRAQIDPKEIRALWFGTESKPYAVKPSATVIAEAIGATPDLDAADFEFACKAGTEALQAAIGFVGSGMAKYAMAIGADTSQGRPGDHLEFTASAGGAAYIIGEKSSETVAYFEGSYSYVTDTPDFWRRQHEPYPRHGNRFTGEPAYFHHIINAAKGLMEELGYSPSDFDYAVFHQPNVKFPLTAAKILGIPKEKVLPGLLSGIIGNTYSGATLVGISAVLDIAKPGDRILWVSFGSGAGSDAFSLVVQDAIEEKRDLAPKTMDYVNRKKYIDYALYAKHRGKYIL; encoded by the coding sequence ATGAGAAGACTGCTAAAGCCAATAAAGGATGTCGGAATTGTTGGCTACGGTGCTTATGTGCCAATGTACAGAATTAAAAATGAAGAAATTGGAAGGGTATGGGGAGTAAACAGCTTTCCCATACAGGAAAAGTCCGTAAACAATTTAGATGAAGATGCTATAACCATAGGAATTGAAGCGGCAAGGAATGCCCTCAAAAGAGCTCAAATAGACCCAAAAGAGATTAGGGCATTGTGGTTTGGAACGGAATCTAAGCCCTACGCCGTTAAGCCCTCTGCAACTGTGATTGCGGAAGCAATTGGGGCAACTCCCGATTTAGATGCAGCCGATTTTGAATTCGCATGTAAAGCCGGAACTGAAGCTCTTCAAGCCGCAATTGGATTTGTGGGAAGCGGAATGGCAAAGTATGCCATGGCAATCGGTGCCGATACTTCCCAAGGGAGACCCGGAGACCACTTGGAATTTACCGCATCAGCCGGAGGAGCCGCTTATATCATTGGAGAGAAGAGCTCGGAAACGGTTGCTTATTTTGAAGGAAGCTATTCCTACGTAACCGATACCCCCGATTTCTGGAGAAGGCAGCACGAGCCTTATCCAAGACATGGAAATAGATTTACCGGAGAGCCCGCTTACTTCCATCACATAATAAACGCCGCGAAGGGATTGATGGAGGAGCTTGGATACTCACCAAGTGACTTTGACTATGCCGTATTCCACCAACCAAACGTTAAGTTCCCGTTAACTGCCGCAAAAATACTGGGAATTCCCAAGGAGAAAGTCCTTCCAGGATTGCTGAGTGGAATAATAGGAAACACCTACAGCGGTGCAACCCTCGTGGGCATTTCAGCGGTTTTAGACATAGCAAAGCCAGGAGATAGGATTCTTTGGGTAAGCTTTGGAAGCGGAGCTGGAAGCGACGCTTTCAGCTTGGTTGTGCAAGATGCAATAGAAGAAAAGAGGGACTTAGCGCCAAAGACCATGGACTACGTAAATAGAAAGAAATACATCGATTATGCACTCTATGCAAAGCACAGAGGTAAGTACATCTTGTGA
- a CDS encoding multiprotein bridging factor aMBF1, translating into MAKAKPRICEVCGAEIRGQGHTVKIEGAELLVCSKCYQKYGRKKPGTWSPMPTGREPRRHYEARPKPKPAPRMQRPLYTEDIVEDYAERVREAIQKSGLSYEELSHKVGLSTNLLRRIAHGEYMPTIEEARRLEKYFKITLIEKIEENMQEKVKIPKDYEPTLGDIAHIRIRKKKKK; encoded by the coding sequence ATGGCAAAGGCCAAGCCAAGAATTTGTGAAGTCTGTGGAGCAGAGATTAGAGGACAGGGCCACACGGTAAAAATAGAGGGTGCGGAGCTTTTAGTTTGTAGCAAATGTTACCAAAAGTACGGCAGGAAAAAGCCCGGCACTTGGAGCCCAATGCCCACAGGAAGAGAGCCAAGAAGGCACTATGAAGCAAGACCAAAGCCAAAGCCAGCTCCAAGAATGCAGAGACCTCTTTACACAGAGGATATTGTCGAAGATTACGCCGAAAGAGTCAGGGAAGCAATTCAAAAGAGCGGTCTAAGTTATGAGGAACTTTCCCATAAAGTGGGACTTTCAACCAACCTCCTTAGGAGGATAGCCCATGGGGAGTACATGCCAACCATAGAGGAAGCAAGAAGGCTCGAAAAATACTTCAAAATAACACTCATCGAAAAAATAGAGGAAAACATGCAGGAGAAAGTAAAGATACCTAAGGACTACGAACCTACGCTGGGCGACATCGCACACATAAGGATCAGGAAGAAGAAAAAGAAGTGA
- a CDS encoding DUF257 family protein: protein MYKAQLELAGIDTSFLNDVKVVKLGGRLNVGQVVGRIRVEELAIQEHEYRKVFDSLLREREIVINPILGFEKIFSLAESTREVFRIVNDVLSFVGDKRRIAFYFINTDVLERAVPDALPLLEELATTIVEVTTEGKLYRFSVVKSVNNELSGLEFTLP, encoded by the coding sequence TTGTACAAGGCACAGCTGGAGTTAGCCGGCATTGACACCAGCTTCTTGAATGATGTTAAAGTCGTAAAACTCGGTGGCAGGCTGAACGTCGGGCAAGTTGTGGGGAGGATTAGAGTTGAAGAGCTGGCGATTCAAGAGCACGAGTACAGGAAGGTTTTTGACTCTCTGCTGAGGGAAAGAGAAATAGTAATTAATCCCATTTTGGGCTTTGAAAAGATATTCTCTCTCGCTGAGTCTACAAGAGAGGTGTTCCGTATTGTGAATGACGTCCTTTCTTTTGTTGGGGATAAGCGCAGGATTGCGTTTTACTTCATCAATACTGACGTGTTAGAGCGTGCTGTTCCAGATGCTTTGCCATTGCTTGAAGAGTTGGCAACAACCATAGTCGAGGTCACCACAGAGGGTAAGCTCTACAGGTTCTCTGTAGTGAAGTCTGTGAACAATGAACTCTCGGGACTCGAGTTCACTCTACCGTGA
- a CDS encoding DUF356 domain-containing protein: protein MLNTIVLIRTDSFDKALVALADLIRYGGMEIRGKPRIIPPALSDWAFEKIVGEKPKKKYRAHVVAQIDLPPAKAIGRLREIHPPAHIVVIPPGSNVHRELLRMWGTFEVLKGFHRPRKSVKGVENEE from the coding sequence ATGTTAAACACGATAGTTTTGATAAGGACGGACAGCTTCGACAAAGCACTGGTAGCATTGGCAGACCTTATAAGATACGGAGGAATGGAAATTAGGGGCAAGCCTAGAATAATCCCTCCCGCTCTTTCTGATTGGGCGTTTGAGAAAATTGTGGGAGAAAAGCCCAAGAAAAAGTATCGCGCTCATGTTGTGGCGCAGATAGACTTACCCCCTGCGAAGGCAATAGGTAGGTTGAGAGAGATTCACCCACCTGCTCACATAGTAGTCATCCCACCGGGATCAAACGTCCACAGGGAGCTTCTAAGAATGTGGGGAACTTTTGAAGTATTGAAAGGATTTCACCGCCCCAGGAAATCTGTAAAAGGAGTAGAAAACGAGGAGTGA
- a CDS encoding AAA family ATPase codes for MLTKMLIENYKSIKKAELEFSKINVLVGPNGSGKTSILECAEVLRNPHVYTGSITNTVGIESVLENLFEIKFFDEIVHAHDISKTIHINADFKDVGILRVEVSLSKEKGTRKLIGNQSSNRDLKMELSRILHILKTNRRVGRRLGEC; via the coding sequence ATGCTTACAAAAATGCTCATTGAGAATTATAAATCAATCAAAAAAGCGGAGCTGGAGTTCTCGAAAATTAATGTTCTCGTAGGGCCGAATGGAAGTGGAAAAACGTCCATTTTGGAATGTGCCGAGGTTCTGCGGAATCCACATGTCTATACTGGTTCTATAACCAACACCGTAGGTATCGAGAGTGTTCTTGAAAACTTATTTGAGATTAAATTCTTCGATGAAATAGTCCATGCTCACGATATTTCTAAGACAATTCACATAAATGCTGATTTTAAAGACGTAGGAATACTGAGAGTTGAGGTTTCATTGTCAAAAGAAAAAGGTACTAGAAAACTAATTGGCAACCAATCCTCTAACAGAGACTTAAAAATGGAACTTTCGCGAATACTTCACATTCTAAAAACTAACCGTAGAGTAGGGCGAAGATTAGGGGAGTGTTAG
- a CDS encoding GNAT family N-acetyltransferase, whose translation MSNEIKIEKLKKLDQETLETLVGIYMRGYENLREYGGEGESYAKRYIRWCWSKASDGFFVAKDEDRIVGFIVCDNDWHSRYENRVVGAIHEFVIDKDYQGKSVGKKLMEKALEYLSKYNDKIELWVGEKNTKAIEFYKKYGFKVAGKSGIWVRMVKDLKEEK comes from the coding sequence ATGTCGAATGAAATCAAAATAGAGAAGCTAAAGAAACTAGATCAAGAAACCCTCGAAACTCTTGTTGGAATATACATGCGGGGCTATGAAAACCTACGGGAATACGGCGGTGAAGGAGAAAGCTACGCGAAGAGATACATCCGCTGGTGCTGGAGCAAAGCTAGCGATGGGTTTTTTGTGGCAAAAGATGAAGATAGGATAGTAGGTTTCATTGTATGCGATAACGACTGGCACAGCAGATATGAAAACAGAGTAGTAGGAGCTATACACGAGTTCGTAATTGATAAAGACTATCAAGGAAAGAGCGTTGGCAAAAAACTCATGGAAAAAGCCTTGGAGTATTTGAGCAAATACAACGATAAAATAGAGCTCTGGGTCGGAGAGAAAAACACCAAGGCAATCGAGTTCTATAAAAAATATGGGTTTAAAGTAGCTGGGAAAAGCGGCATATGGGTAAGAATGGTAAAGGATTTAAAAGAGGAAAAATAA